The Haloplanus salinarum genome includes a region encoding these proteins:
- the ileS gene encoding isoleucine--tRNA ligase, which translates to MDDVSDQYAPEDVEASVNAYWDEHDAYEAAKEAHADDPPFFFVDGPPYTSGQMHLGTAWNKTLKDAIIRYKRMAGHDVTDRPGYDMHGLPIEVKVEEELGFDSKKDIEEYGMEAFIEECKSFAERNREKMDEDFQSIGAWMDWDDPYRTVSPEYMEATWWAFKRVHENGLVERGKRAINQCPRCETAIADNEVEYHEIESPSIYVRFPLSDREGSLVVWTTTPWTIPANEFVAVDAEMTYRAVDATRDGETDRLYVAAPCVEDVLREGRYDDYEVIEELPGEELVGWTYDHPLAEEVPDNPDVEGTGQVYAADYVEADRTGLVHSAPGHGEVDFERGRELGVPVFSPVAGDGTFTEEAGKYAGRFVRDANDDIIADLDANGYLLASGTTTHRYGQCWRCDTDIVYLATDQWFITVTDIKDELLENIEDSEWHPEWARDNRFRNFVADAPDWNVSRQRYWGIPLPIWVPEDDPDPDAEDILVIGTREELAERADGDLDPETIDLHRPSVDPVTITEDGVTYERVPDVFDVWIDSSVATWGTLGYPGNEDDFEELWPADLIVEAHDQTRGWFWSQLGMGTAALGEIPYDEVVMHGFANDSEGRKMSKSLGNIVTPQEAIDRYGRDPLRAYLMSHDQHGADLSFEWEGLAETQSTLNIFWNVFRFPLQYMALDDYDPAEADLSDGELTVVDEWVLSRLQSVKAEVEAAWDEYAVHDACNAVLDFVTEDVSRFYVKAIRERMWEEADSASKRGAYATLATVLDETIRLLAPITPYIAEEMYRTLDGRATTVHQLSYPTVDGTHHDPELERNVAVLRAVEEAAANARQQGGRKLRWPVPRVLVESDDGSVREAVDSLSTLLGERVNARSIEVTDSFDELIERAEPEMGVIGPAFGGDAQEVMAAVEGRRREELEADADGQTPYTVTLDGERYDLTGEMVSFRAEPPENVAGADFEVTDDGDRTGGTVYVDTSLTEDIEAEGYARDVVRRIQEMRKRLDLDVDERIRTRIDVDDDRVAAFVDERRDLIAEETRTAEFDADADDLTEEWEVEGVAVTIGIARVEAEQRAA; encoded by the coding sequence ATGGACGACGTCAGCGACCAGTACGCCCCCGAGGACGTGGAGGCCTCGGTCAACGCCTACTGGGACGAACACGACGCCTACGAGGCGGCGAAGGAGGCCCACGCGGACGACCCGCCCTTCTTCTTCGTCGACGGCCCGCCGTACACGAGCGGACAGATGCACCTCGGCACGGCGTGGAACAAGACGCTGAAAGACGCCATCATCCGGTACAAGCGGATGGCAGGCCACGACGTGACCGACCGGCCCGGCTACGACATGCACGGCCTCCCCATCGAGGTGAAAGTCGAGGAGGAACTCGGCTTCGACTCCAAGAAGGACATCGAGGAGTACGGGATGGAGGCGTTCATCGAGGAGTGCAAGTCCTTCGCCGAGCGCAACCGCGAGAAGATGGACGAGGACTTCCAGTCCATCGGCGCGTGGATGGACTGGGACGATCCCTATCGGACCGTCTCGCCCGAGTACATGGAGGCGACGTGGTGGGCGTTCAAGCGCGTCCACGAGAACGGCCTCGTCGAGCGCGGCAAGCGGGCGATCAACCAGTGTCCCCGGTGTGAGACCGCCATCGCCGACAACGAGGTCGAGTACCACGAGATCGAATCCCCCTCCATCTACGTCCGGTTCCCCCTCAGCGACCGCGAGGGATCGCTCGTCGTCTGGACGACGACGCCGTGGACCATCCCGGCAAACGAGTTCGTCGCCGTCGACGCCGAGATGACATACCGGGCGGTCGACGCGACGCGGGACGGCGAGACCGACCGCCTCTACGTCGCCGCTCCCTGCGTCGAGGACGTCCTCCGCGAGGGGCGCTACGACGACTACGAGGTGATCGAGGAGCTACCCGGCGAGGAACTCGTCGGCTGGACGTACGACCACCCACTCGCCGAGGAAGTGCCCGACAACCCCGACGTCGAGGGAACGGGACAGGTGTACGCCGCCGACTACGTCGAGGCCGACCGCACGGGGCTGGTCCACTCCGCGCCCGGACACGGCGAGGTCGACTTCGAACGCGGACGGGAACTCGGGGTGCCCGTGTTTTCGCCCGTCGCCGGCGACGGCACCTTCACCGAGGAAGCCGGGAAGTACGCCGGACGGTTCGTCCGCGACGCCAACGACGACATCATCGCCGACCTGGACGCGAACGGGTACCTGCTGGCGTCGGGCACCACCACCCACCGCTACGGGCAGTGCTGGCGGTGTGACACCGACATCGTCTATCTCGCCACCGACCAGTGGTTCATCACGGTCACCGATATCAAAGACGAACTCCTGGAGAACATCGAGGACAGCGAGTGGCACCCCGAGTGGGCCCGGGACAACCGGTTCCGGAACTTCGTCGCGGACGCCCCGGACTGGAACGTCTCCCGACAGCGCTACTGGGGCATCCCCCTCCCCATCTGGGTGCCCGAGGACGACCCCGATCCGGACGCCGAGGACATCCTCGTGATCGGGACGCGGGAGGAACTCGCCGAACGCGCCGATGGGGACCTCGACCCCGAGACGATCGACCTCCACCGGCCGAGCGTCGACCCCGTCACGATCACCGAGGACGGCGTCACCTACGAGCGCGTCCCCGACGTGTTCGACGTGTGGATCGACTCCTCGGTGGCGACGTGGGGCACCCTCGGCTACCCGGGTAACGAGGACGACTTCGAGGAGCTCTGGCCCGCCGACCTCATCGTCGAGGCCCACGACCAGACGCGTGGCTGGTTCTGGTCGCAGCTGGGGATGGGGACCGCCGCCCTCGGAGAGATTCCCTACGACGAAGTCGTCATGCACGGCTTCGCCAACGACAGCGAGGGTCGGAAGATGTCGAAGTCCCTCGGCAACATCGTCACGCCCCAGGAGGCCATCGACCGCTACGGGCGCGACCCGCTCCGGGCTTACCTCATGAGCCACGACCAGCACGGGGCCGACCTCTCCTTCGAGTGGGAGGGACTCGCGGAGACCCAGTCGACGCTCAACATCTTCTGGAACGTCTTCCGGTTCCCGCTCCAGTACATGGCGCTCGACGACTACGACCCCGCCGAGGCGGACCTCTCGGACGGGGAACTGACCGTCGTCGACGAGTGGGTGCTCTCGCGCCTCCAGTCGGTGAAAGCCGAGGTGGAGGCGGCGTGGGACGAGTACGCCGTCCACGACGCCTGCAACGCCGTCCTCGACTTCGTCACCGAGGACGTCTCCCGCTTCTACGTCAAGGCGATCCGCGAGCGGATGTGGGAGGAGGCGGACTCGGCGTCGAAACGCGGCGCCTACGCGACGCTCGCGACCGTCCTCGACGAGACGATCCGCCTGCTCGCGCCCATCACGCCCTACATCGCCGAGGAGATGTACCGGACGCTCGACGGGCGCGCGACGACGGTCCACCAGCTTTCCTACCCGACGGTCGACGGGACTCACCACGATCCGGAGCTGGAGCGGAACGTGGCGGTCCTCCGGGCGGTCGAGGAGGCGGCGGCCAACGCCCGACAGCAGGGCGGGCGCAAGCTCCGCTGGCCCGTCCCGCGGGTGCTCGTCGAGAGCGACGACGGGTCGGTCCGCGAGGCCGTCGACTCGCTGTCGACCCTGCTCGGCGAGCGGGTGAACGCCCGATCCATCGAGGTGACCGACTCGTTCGACGAACTGATCGAGCGCGCCGAACCGGAGATGGGCGTGATCGGCCCCGCATTCGGCGGCGACGCACAGGAGGTGATGGCCGCCGTCGAGGGGCGCCGCCGCGAGGAACTGGAAGCCGACGCCGACGGCCAGACCCCCTACACCGTCACGCTCGACGGCGAGCGCTACGACCTGACGGGGGAGATGGTCTCGTTCCGCGCCGAACCCCCGGAGAACGTCGCCGGCGCCGACTTCGAGGTGACCGACGACGGCGACCGGACCGGCGGCACCGTCTACGTCGACACCTCGCTGACCGAGGATATCGAGGCGGAGGGGTACGCCCGCGACGTGGTGCGCCGGATCCAGGAGATGCGCAAGCGACTCGACCTGGACGTCGACGAGCGCATCCGCACCCGGATCGACGTCGACGACGACCGCGTGGCCGCGTTCGTCGACGAGCGGCGCGACCTCATCGCCGAGGAGACTCGGACCGCGGAGTTCGACGCCGACGCCGACGACCTGACCGAGGAGTGGGAGGTCGAGGGCGTCGCCGTCACCATCGGCATCGCGCGGGTCGAAGCCGAACAGCGGGCCGCATAA
- a CDS encoding PAS domain-containing protein, translating to MSREQADGAIEGGDDTRPSVDEPRVLLLMAPGRNRDLLVETLGRRYRVETTTDPTALETPFDCCVFDRQGLDRTEFSRIADLVETGRETGSAFLPFVLLVPAETADSVGTAVWDYVDDVIELPVGRAELLSRIDNLIQRRRTAVELESRSRKLEETVAELRLKERAMDRAPVGITITDPSRDDNPMVYVNDRFQELTGYDAEEVLGRNCRLLQGADTDPETRRLLRERIDAEQPVSVDIVNYRKNDQRFWQKLDVAPVRDEDGRVVNFVGFQTEITDRKIRERRLEVLNRVLSHNLKNKMNLIEGHVALLREELDRDGSLDSLGVIERAANDLMALGESVRRIDRIISTAKPADEPVSLRERIEQLVSVLRDRYPTATFDVTLPDTTCDVAVGGLTAALEEAMENAVRHNAEDAPAVEVRVDSRDEGWIDIEIEDDGPGIPEREVEVLEGGESPLNHAERLGLWQIYWIVTKAGGEFSVRDAESGGTVVTLSVPCRD from the coding sequence ATGTCACGGGAACAGGCGGATGGAGCGATCGAAGGGGGCGACGACACCCGTCCGAGCGTCGACGAGCCACGGGTGTTGTTGCTCATGGCTCCGGGTCGCAACCGTGACCTCCTGGTCGAGACGCTCGGTCGTCGCTACCGGGTCGAGACGACGACCGACCCGACGGCGCTGGAGACACCCTTCGACTGCTGTGTGTTCGACCGACAGGGGCTCGACCGAACCGAGTTTTCCCGGATCGCCGACCTCGTCGAGACCGGCCGCGAGACGGGGAGTGCCTTCCTACCGTTCGTGTTGCTGGTCCCGGCCGAGACCGCCGATTCGGTGGGGACGGCCGTCTGGGACTACGTCGACGACGTGATCGAACTCCCTGTCGGGCGGGCGGAACTCCTCTCCCGGATCGACAACCTGATCCAGCGACGACGGACCGCCGTCGAACTCGAATCCCGGTCCCGGAAGCTGGAGGAGACGGTCGCCGAACTCCGTCTGAAGGAGCGCGCGATGGACAGGGCACCGGTCGGGATCACCATCACCGACCCGTCGCGGGACGACAACCCGATGGTCTACGTCAACGATCGGTTCCAGGAGCTGACCGGCTACGACGCCGAGGAGGTACTCGGGCGGAACTGTCGGCTCCTGCAGGGCGCGGACACCGATCCGGAGACGCGTCGCCTGCTTCGGGAGCGGATCGACGCCGAGCAGCCGGTGTCGGTCGATATCGTGAACTACCGCAAGAACGACCAGCGGTTCTGGCAGAAACTCGACGTCGCTCCCGTCCGCGACGAGGACGGGCGCGTCGTGAACTTCGTCGGGTTCCAGACCGAGATCACCGACCGCAAGATCCGGGAGCGACGCCTCGAGGTGCTGAACCGCGTCCTCAGCCACAACCTGAAAAACAAGATGAACCTGATCGAGGGTCACGTCGCGTTGCTCCGCGAGGAGCTGGACCGCGACGGCTCGCTCGACTCGCTCGGGGTGATCGAGCGAGCGGCGAACGACCTCATGGCGCTCGGGGAGTCGGTGCGCCGGATCGACCGGATCATCTCGACCGCCAAACCCGCGGACGAACCGGTCTCCCTACGCGAGCGGATCGAGCAACTGGTGAGCGTCCTGCGGGACCGCTATCCGACGGCGACGTTCGACGTGACGCTCCCCGACACCACCTGCGACGTCGCAGTCGGGGGGTTGACAGCGGCCCTGGAGGAGGCGATGGAGAACGCCGTCCGGCACAACGCCGAGGACGCGCCCGCCGTCGAGGTCCGGGTCGACTCCCGGGACGAGGGGTGGATCGATATCGAAATCGAGGACGACGGGCCGGGCATCCCGGAGCGTGAAGTCGAGGTGCTCGAAGGCGGCGAGAGCCCCCTGAACCACGCCGAACGGCTCGGCCTCTGGCAGATATACTGGATCGTCACCAAGGCCGGCGGGGAGTTCTCCGTGCGTGACGCGGAGTCGGGGGGAACCGTCGTCACGCTCTCGGTTCCGTGTCGCGACTAG
- a CDS encoding amphi-Trp domain-containing protein, protein MSESDTEKTTIRTGREFEQEYRLDADEAGRFLIDLGEQLRDGDELKIETDEWELPFAFGEPVCLDVDFDGVGEPELEIELELPGRTDESAPDVS, encoded by the coding sequence ATGTCCGAATCGGATACCGAGAAGACGACGATCAGAACCGGTCGCGAGTTCGAACAGGAGTACCGCCTCGACGCCGACGAGGCGGGACGGTTCCTGATCGACCTCGGCGAACAGCTCAGGGACGGCGACGAACTGAAAATCGAGACCGACGAGTGGGAACTGCCCTTTGCCTTCGGCGAACCCGTGTGCCTCGACGTCGACTTCGACGGCGTCGGGGAGCCGGAACTCGAAATCGAACTGGAACTGCCGGGACGAACGGACGAGAGCGCCCCCGACGTCTCGTAG
- a CDS encoding acyl-CoA thioesterase produces MTATLAESHTEMTEIVLPNDTNTHGRALGGAVLHWMDVCGAIAAMRFANEKVVTASMEHVDFKSPIDLGEVVVVEAYVYGTGTTSIEVNVEVRAENPQQDTERDTTSSFFTFVAVDDDGDPTMVPDLDCPTEAERRLRDAALDDRQTQFERLVERMA; encoded by the coding sequence ATGACCGCGACGCTGGCGGAGTCCCACACCGAGATGACGGAGATCGTCCTCCCCAACGACACGAACACGCACGGGCGGGCGCTCGGGGGTGCCGTGCTGCACTGGATGGACGTCTGTGGCGCCATCGCGGCGATGCGATTCGCCAACGAGAAGGTCGTCACCGCGTCGATGGAACACGTCGACTTCAAGAGCCCCATCGACCTCGGCGAGGTGGTCGTCGTCGAGGCGTACGTCTACGGGACGGGAACCACGAGCATCGAGGTGAACGTCGAGGTGCGCGCGGAGAACCCCCAGCAGGACACCGAGCGCGACACCACCTCCTCGTTTTTCACGTTCGTCGCGGTCGACGACGACGGGGATCCCACGATGGTGCCCGACCTCGACTGCCCGACGGAGGCCGAACGACGGCTGCGCGACGCCGCCCTCGACGACCGGCAGACGCAGTTCGAACGGCTCGTCGAGCGGATGGCGTGA
- a CDS encoding bifunctional nuclease family protein: MEHTAEVTGIGVGTSDDGSNVPAVLLAARSEYLPIVITADQARAIQLGLSGEPFERPLTHDLLVEMLTEFGGAVDGIRIDDLADGTFYAKVDVERYDEGEARKFVFDARPSDAIALAVRVDCPITVSDAVLDRAGRPEDEFEPERIDDFDEEP, from the coding sequence ATGGAGCACACCGCCGAGGTGACCGGCATCGGGGTGGGCACGAGCGACGACGGGTCGAACGTCCCCGCCGTCCTCCTCGCCGCCAGATCGGAGTATCTCCCCATCGTCATCACGGCCGACCAGGCGCGCGCGATCCAACTCGGACTGTCGGGGGAACCGTTCGAGCGCCCGCTCACCCACGACCTGCTCGTCGAGATGCTCACGGAGTTCGGTGGCGCCGTCGACGGCATCCGGATCGACGACCTCGCGGACGGTACCTTCTACGCCAAGGTTGACGTCGAGCGGTACGACGAGGGCGAGGCGCGGAAGTTCGTCTTCGACGCCCGCCCCAGCGACGCCATCGCGCTCGCGGTCCGCGTCGACTGTCCGATCACCGTCAGCGACGCCGTCCTCGACCGGGCCGGCCGCCCGGAGGACGAGTTCGAACCCGAGCGCATCGACGACTTCGACGAGGAGCCCTGA
- a CDS encoding aryl-sulfate sulfotransferase yields MDSRIRPRPAFALVFLLLVLVSVGSSLAYDPVDDGSIGPGTVDRDPSNATVISTQGVHFAGQFDRSRPPRLVSVDPDGGLRWQYEGDHGDGVGGWFFDVDPLPNGNLLVVSPRNGETLVYELDRETRERVWTERLPFTDTHDVDRLDDGRLVVAHMRTDVENGTSGDRVVVWNRSRSEVTWEWRFADHFPADTDGGVDDDWTHVNDVDPVGEDRLLVSPRNFDQVLLINRTTGDVEMRLGRDGNTDVLHAQHNPDYLRGPGGRPTILVADSENDRVVEYTREDGSWNRTWTLTGNLTWPRDADRLPNGNTLVVDSLGHRVIEVTPTGEVVWEFYATWAPYDAERLGTGDGSNGPTVQELNATGRYAVHDGAGESPGAGRTTPQAWLDRVTDDTPAAGVGTALATWWAHRAPWFRPVWISPWGFLTTVLAACVGATWLTAEAHWRWGESVATWLSGG; encoded by the coding sequence GTGGACAGTCGAATCCGTCCCCGTCCGGCGTTCGCGCTCGTCTTCCTCCTCCTGGTGCTCGTCTCGGTCGGCTCGTCGCTCGCGTACGACCCCGTCGACGACGGCTCGATCGGTCCCGGGACCGTCGACCGCGACCCGTCGAACGCGACGGTGATCAGCACGCAAGGGGTCCACTTCGCCGGGCAGTTCGACCGGTCGCGGCCGCCCCGGCTCGTCTCGGTCGACCCCGACGGCGGCCTCCGGTGGCAGTACGAGGGCGACCACGGCGACGGCGTCGGCGGCTGGTTCTTCGACGTCGACCCGCTCCCCAACGGCAACCTGCTGGTGGTGAGCCCGCGGAACGGCGAGACGCTCGTCTACGAACTCGACCGCGAGACCCGTGAGCGCGTCTGGACCGAACGGCTCCCCTTCACCGACACGCACGACGTCGACAGGCTCGACGACGGCCGGCTGGTCGTCGCCCACATGCGCACGGACGTCGAGAACGGCACCAGCGGCGACCGGGTCGTCGTCTGGAACCGGTCGCGAAGCGAGGTGACCTGGGAGTGGCGCTTCGCCGACCACTTCCCCGCCGACACCGACGGCGGCGTCGACGACGACTGGACCCACGTCAACGACGTCGACCCGGTCGGCGAGGACCGCCTGCTGGTCTCACCGCGCAACTTCGATCAGGTGTTGCTCATCAACCGCACCACCGGCGACGTCGAGATGCGTCTGGGACGCGACGGGAACACGGACGTCCTACACGCCCAACACAACCCCGACTACCTGCGCGGCCCGGGCGGCCGCCCGACGATACTCGTCGCCGACAGCGAGAACGACCGCGTGGTCGAGTACACCCGGGAGGACGGCTCCTGGAACCGCACGTGGACGCTGACGGGCAACCTCACGTGGCCGCGGGACGCCGACCGCCTCCCGAACGGCAACACGCTCGTCGTCGACAGCCTCGGCCATCGAGTGATCGAGGTGACGCCGACCGGGGAGGTGGTCTGGGAGTTCTACGCTACCTGGGCGCCCTACGACGCCGAGCGTCTCGGTACCGGCGACGGGTCGAACGGGCCGACCGTCCAGGAACTGAACGCGACGGGGCGCTACGCCGTCCACGACGGCGCCGGCGAGTCGCCGGGCGCCGGGCGGACCACCCCGCAGGCGTGGCTCGATCGGGTCACCGACGACACGCCCGCCGCGGGGGTCGGCACGGCGCTCGCGACCTGGTGGGCCCACCGCGCCCCGTGGTTCCGCCCGGTCTGGATCTCGCCGTGGGGCTTTCTCACCACGGTCCTCGCCGCCTGTGTCGGGGCGACGTGGCTGACGGCGGAGGCGCACTGGCGGTGGGGGGAGTCGGTCGCCACGTGGCTCTCCGGCGGCTGA
- a CDS encoding nucleotide sugar dehydrogenase codes for MRSTSTRRRADGSSPPGDRPGSAASEPSLIRRRTGWGMKIGIVGSGYVGTTVAACLADFGHEVINVDVDESVVRRLNEGESPISEPGLDDLLDRYAGSSLFATTDYADLADVEVVFLALPTPTNDDGSIDTAYVEAGAEALGGVLADVEGYPTVVVKSTVVPGTTADVVGPILERESGLRVGADFGLAMNPEFLREGSAVDDFKHPDKLVFGTTDDRALDTLEAVYAPLLDEVPVVRTGLDEAEMIKYANNAFLAAKISLINELGNICKEYGVDAYEVADAIGLDDRIGERFLRSGVGWGGSCLTGDQRVLAKDDDGTTLLTLADFFDQYVADGSVDDVSVLSYADGDVEFKSVVAATRRRYDGTLHTIETRMNKEVTVTHDHPMVVVDDDSSVVRQAHRIDEGDALPVQSGLPADPVGSFDLIDFVAEATEFDDDSVYLKVSFEAESVAERVRECLDEYNGRFDYDRVHEFIRNDYIPLDVFLEFEARLPFDRNDVALYTTVGGGQTYVPAVIPADERFWRFIGYYLSEGHIHTDESGNGSTPRKRVFLSFHPTDEQEYVSDVASYLDALGIRYRTDTQETATHVEVSSRVFAHFLERLGCGTGSYSARIPDPAYREREANRRALLSGLFRGDGYVEYTNHSNAVVYDYGSVSEELIQGMQFLLHSLGIVPSYKTSQSKKSTTPAHFLRVSSERQIAELAGMFLPSERKRIEERLASYDRQIAPTGYTDGGRHTTVSVSGVSTREAAVDVYSLEVADNHTFVTTDGLVVHNCFPKDVAAIVAAARDRGYEPELLQAAIDVNDRQPERMLDLLDTHVDVAGERVAVLGLAFKPGTDDIRNSRAVPIIEGLKDRGAEVIAYDPNQGAADAMRERFPDVEYLASASPTLSGAAAALVVTDWPEFADLDREFDLMSGDVVIDGRRVVERRDGLTYEGLTW; via the coding sequence ATGCGTTCGACGTCGACGCGCCGGCGGGCTGACGGCTCGTCACCGCCGGGGGATCGGCCCGGATCGGCCGCATCCGAACCCTCTTTGATCCGTCGTCGCACAGGGTGGGGTATGAAGATCGGTATCGTCGGGAGCGGGTACGTCGGCACGACCGTCGCGGCCTGTCTCGCCGACTTCGGGCACGAAGTGATCAACGTCGACGTCGACGAATCGGTGGTCAGACGGCTGAACGAGGGGGAGTCGCCCATCTCCGAACCCGGTCTCGACGACCTGCTCGACCGCTACGCCGGCTCGTCGCTGTTCGCGACGACCGACTACGCGGACCTGGCGGACGTCGAGGTCGTCTTCCTCGCGCTCCCGACGCCCACGAACGACGACGGGAGCATCGACACCGCGTACGTCGAGGCGGGCGCCGAGGCGCTCGGCGGGGTGCTGGCCGACGTCGAGGGGTATCCGACCGTCGTCGTCAAGAGCACCGTCGTCCCCGGGACGACCGCCGACGTGGTCGGGCCGATCCTCGAACGCGAGTCCGGGCTGCGGGTCGGGGCCGACTTCGGCCTCGCGATGAACCCCGAGTTCCTGCGCGAGGGGAGCGCCGTCGACGACTTCAAACACCCGGACAAGCTCGTCTTCGGGACGACCGACGACCGCGCGCTCGACACGCTGGAGGCGGTCTACGCGCCGTTGCTCGACGAGGTCCCGGTCGTTCGCACCGGGCTCGACGAGGCCGAGATGATCAAGTACGCCAACAACGCCTTCCTCGCGGCCAAGATCAGCCTCATCAACGAACTCGGCAACATCTGCAAGGAGTACGGCGTCGACGCCTACGAGGTGGCCGACGCCATCGGCCTCGACGACCGCATCGGCGAGCGGTTCCTGCGGAGCGGCGTCGGCTGGGGTGGGAGCTGTCTTACGGGTGATCAGCGTGTTCTGGCGAAGGATGACGATGGAACGACGCTCCTCACGCTGGCCGACTTCTTCGACCAGTACGTGGCCGACGGATCGGTGGACGACGTGTCCGTGCTCAGTTACGCTGACGGCGACGTGGAGTTCAAGTCCGTCGTGGCCGCGACTCGCCGTCGGTACGATGGAACGCTACACACAATTGAGACGAGGATGAACAAGGAGGTAACCGTCACCCACGACCACCCCATGGTCGTCGTCGACGACGATTCGTCGGTCGTTCGACAAGCACACAGGATCGACGAGGGTGATGCGCTCCCCGTCCAGTCGGGTTTGCCGGCCGATCCGGTCGGATCGTTCGACCTCATCGACTTCGTTGCGGAGGCGACCGAATTCGACGACGACTCGGTGTATCTCAAAGTGTCGTTCGAGGCGGAGTCGGTTGCAGAACGGGTCCGGGAGTGTCTCGACGAGTACAACGGACGGTTCGACTACGACAGGGTCCACGAGTTCATCCGGAACGACTACATCCCACTCGACGTGTTCCTCGAATTCGAGGCTCGACTCCCTTTCGACCGGAACGATGTCGCCCTGTATACGACCGTCGGCGGCGGGCAGACGTACGTTCCCGCCGTCATCCCCGCGGACGAGCGGTTCTGGCGGTTCATCGGCTACTACCTCAGTGAGGGACACATCCACACCGACGAGTCGGGTAACGGATCGACCCCTCGGAAACGTGTCTTTCTGAGCTTTCATCCGACCGACGAGCAGGAGTACGTCTCGGATGTGGCGTCTTACCTCGATGCACTCGGTATCCGGTACCGGACGGACACACAGGAGACGGCAACCCACGTCGAGGTTTCGAGTCGCGTGTTCGCCCACTTCCTCGAACGACTCGGCTGTGGGACGGGTTCGTACTCCGCACGGATCCCGGATCCGGCGTATCGGGAGCGTGAGGCGAACCGGCGAGCACTCCTGTCGGGACTGTTTCGTGGTGACGGTTACGTCGAATACACGAACCACTCGAACGCCGTCGTCTACGACTACGGTTCGGTTAGCGAGGAGTTGATCCAGGGAATGCAGTTCCTCCTGCACAGTCTCGGCATCGTTCCGAGCTACAAGACATCACAGTCCAAGAAATCGACGACACCGGCTCATTTCCTCAGGGTGAGCTCGGAACGACAGATAGCCGAGTTGGCTGGGATGTTTCTCCCGTCCGAGCGGAAGCGGATCGAGGAGCGACTCGCGAGTTACGACCGACAGATCGCTCCGACCGGCTACACAGACGGCGGACGGCACACGACCGTGAGTGTGAGCGGAGTCTCGACTCGGGAGGCCGCGGTCGACGTCTACTCGCTGGAAGTCGCGGACAACCACACGTTCGTGACGACCGACGGCCTCGTCGTTCACAACTGCTTCCCGAAGGACGTGGCGGCCATCGTCGCCGCCGCCCGCGACCGGGGGTACGAACCCGAACTCCTCCAGGCGGCCATCGACGTGAACGACCGCCAGCCCGAACGGATGCTCGACCTGCTCGATACCCACGTCGACGTCGCGGGCGAGCGGGTGGCCGTCCTCGGCCTCGCCTTCAAGCCCGGCACCGACGACATCCGCAACTCCCGGGCCGTCCCGATCATCGAGGGACTCAAGGACCGTGGCGCGGAGGTGATCGCCTACGATCCGAACCAGGGGGCGGCCGATGCGATGCGGGAGCGGTTCCCGGACGTGGAGTACCTCGCCTCGGCGTCGCCGACGCTCTCGGGCGCGGCGGCGGCGCTCGTCGTCACCGACTGGCCCGAGTTCGCCGACCTCGACCGGGAGTTCGACCTGATGAGCGGCGACGTCGTGATCGACGGCCGGCGGGTCGTCGAGCGCCGCGACGGGCTCACGTACGAGGGGTTGACCTGGTAG